The proteins below come from a single Procambarus clarkii isolate CNS0578487 chromosome 26, FALCON_Pclarkii_2.0, whole genome shotgun sequence genomic window:
- the LOC138368693 gene encoding uncharacterized protein: MGPGLPEIRAPEFSGLQVPQIPGYEAPEFSRIETPEFPELHAPENELDSPEFHNLRSPTFHDLKSPDIPGFQSPDFHGILAPDYPGFQSTEFPGFQAPDYPGFQSTEFPGFQAPDYPVFQSTEFPEFEAPEYPGFQSTDIPGFQAPDFPGFQRTDIPGFQSPDFHGIQAPDYPGFQKTEFPGFQAPDYPGFQSTEFPGFQAPDYPGFQSADVLGFQAPDYPVFQSTEFPEFQAPEYPGFQSTDIPGFQAPDFPGFQRTDIPGFQLPDYPGFQPPDYPELKATESPRLVAPEFPGLRAPHSSKLTEPEFHEFKAPEFSEFMGPGLPEIRAPEFSGLQLPQIPGYEAPEFSRIDTPEFPELQAPENKLDAPEFHNLQSPTFRGLKSPDIPGFQSPDFHGIQAPDYPGFQKTEFPGFQAPDYPGFQSTEFPGFQAPDYPVFQSTEFPEFQAPDFPGFQRTDIPGFQLPDYPGFQPPDYPELKATESPRLVAPEFPGLRAPHSSKLREPEFSELMGPGLPEIRAPEFSGLQLPQIPGYEAPEFSRIDTPEFPELQAPENKLDAPEFHNLQSPTFRGLKSPDIPGFQSPDFHGIQAPDYPGFQKTEFPGFQAPDYPGFQSTEFPGFQAPDYPVFQSTEFPEFQAPDFPGFQRTDIPGFQLPDYPGFQPPDYPELKATESPRLVAPEFPGLRAPHSSKLREPEFSELMGPGLPEIRAPEFSGLQLPQIPGYEAPEFSRIDTPEFPELQAPENKLDAPEFHNLQSPTFRGLKSPDIPGFQSPDFQGIQAPDYPGFQKTEFPGFQAPDYPGFQSTEFPGFQAPDYPVFQSTEFPEFQAPDFPGFQRTDIPGFQLPDYPGFQPPDYPELKATESPRLVAPEFPGLRAPHSSKLREPEFSELMGPGLPEIRAPEFSGLQVPQIPGYEAPEFSRIDTPEFPELQAPENELDAPEFHDLRSPTFRDLKSPDIPGFQSPDFHGILAPDYPGFQSTEFPGFQIPDYPGFQSADVLGFQAPDYPGFQSADVPGFQAPDFPGFQRTDIPGFQLPDYPGFQPPGYPERKATESLRLVAPEFSGLRSYQSSKLMEPKFHELKAPELPEFMTTEFPEISEREFSGLKIPEFPGLQVTEMSPYRAPEFLKLETPEFPGLQAPENGKLSTPEFLNLQSPKFPELKEPRIHALEYSKFKSPDFPDLNVPEYQEIGASKFPELRAPVLPELEEPKNMELSVPNFSRLQIAEYPEIGESGFPRLKALELHALHTPKIPESTKIEISGLETPKFPRFETPETGELETHQFPAVQAPEFPVLQGRDFNGLQQPEFSRYATLQFPGFGSSTFPGIIAPENDDSDVPELQTPHIEKLGIPKFPELHAPKVDELEAPEFPEIRIAESPELMEPEFPELRSLDFPEIKAPEFSEIKAPEFSEIQAPEFSEIQAPEFSEIQAPEFSEIQAPVFSEIQAPEFSEIQAPEFSEIQVPEFNGLQEPEADEIGANELSGLQSPTFPGLKGPELPELTKPREPWTRVPEFYKLGAHEFPGLQTSGIFESGLHEISGSPLFPQIRVPEFKVLAFPGLITPEFSGASDFPELEVYEFPKLLAPKFTGKEALEFPGLRISGLEAL; this comes from the exons ATGGGACCTGGATTGCCTGAAATAAGGGCACCTGAATTTTCTGGATTACAAGTACCTCAGATTCCTGGATATGAAGCACCTGAGTTTTCTAGAATAGAAACACCAGAATTTCCTGAATTACATGCTCCTGAAAATGAGCTAGATTCTCCTGAATTTCATAACTTACGATCACCTACGTTTCATGATTTAAAATCACCTGATATACCTGGATTTCAATCACCTGATTTTCATGGAATTCTAGCACCTGATTATCCTGGATTTCAAAGTACTGAATTTCCTGGATTTCAAGCCCCTGATTATCCTGGATTTCAAAGTACTGAATTTCCTGGATTTCAAGCACCCGATTATCCTGTTTTTCAGAGTACTGAATTTCCTGAATTTGAAGCACCCGAGTATCCTGGATTTCAAAGTACTGATATTCCCGGATTTCAAGCACCTGATTTTCCTGGATTTCAACGTACTGATATACCTGGATTTCAATCACCTGATTTTCATGGAATTCAAGCACCTGATTATCCTGGATTTCAAAAAACTGAATTTCCTGGATTTCAAGCCCCTGATTATCCTGGATTTCAAAGTACTGAATTTCCTGGATTTCAAGCACCCGATTATCCTGGATTTCAAAGTGCTGATGTTCTTGGATTTCAAGCACCCGATTATCCTGTTTTTCAAAGTACTGAATTTCCTGAATTTCAAGCACCCGAGTATCCTGGATTTCAAAGTACTGATATTCCCGGATTTCAAGCACCTGATTTTCCTGGATTTCAACGTACTGATATTCCTGGATTTCAATTACCTGATTATCCTGGATTCCAACCACCTGATTATCCTGAACTTAAGGCAACTGAGTCTCCTAGATTAGTGGCACCGGAATTTCCAGGATTACGAGCGCCACATAGTTCGAAATTAACGGAACCTGAATTTCATGAATTTAAGGCACCTGAATTTTCTGAATTTATGGGACCTGGATTGCCTGAAATAAGGGCACCTGAATTTTCTGGATTACAACTACCTCAGATTCCTGGATATGAAGCACCTGAGTTTTCTAGAATAGATACACCAGAATTTCCTGAATTACAAGCTCCTGAAAATAAGCTAGATGCTCCTGAATTTCATAACTTACAATCACCTACGTTTCGTGGTTTAAAATCACCTGATATACCTGGATTTCAATCACCTGATTTTCATGGAATTCAAGCACCTGATTATCCTGGATTTCAAAAAACTGAATTTCCTGGATTTCAAGCCCCTGATTATCCTGGATTTCAAAGTACTGAATTTCCTGGATTTCAAGCACCCGATTATCCTGTATTTCAAAGTACTGAATTTCCTGAATTTCAAGCACCTGATTTTCCTGGATTTCAACGTACTGATATTCCTGGATTTCAATTACCTGATTATCCTGGATTCCAACCACCTGATTATCCTGAACTTAAGGCAACTGAGTCTCCTAGATTAGTGGCACCGGAATTTCCAGGATTACGAGCGCCACATAGCTCGAAATTAAGGGAACCTGAATTTTCTGAACTTATGGGACCTGGATTGCCTGAAATAAGGGCACCTGAATTTTCTGGATTACAACTACCTCAGATTCCTGGATATGAAGCACCTGAGTTTTCTAGAATAGATACACCAGAATTTCCTGAATTACAAGCTCCTGAAAATAAGCTAGATGCTCCTGAATTTCATAACTTACAATCACCTACGTTTCGTGGTTTAAAATCACCTGATATACCTGGATTTCAATCACCTGATTTTCATGGAATTCAAGCACCTGATTATCCTGGATTTCAAAAAACTGAATTTCCTGGATTTCAAGCCCCTGATTATCCTGGATTTCAAAGTACTGAATTTCCTGGATTTCAAGCACCCGATTATCCTGTTTTTCAAAGTACTGAATTTCCTGAATTTCAAGCACCTGATTTTCCTGGATTTCAACGTACTGATATTCCTGGATTTCAATTACCTGATTATCCTGGATTCCAACCACCTGATTATCCTGAACTTAAGGCAACTGAGTCTCCTAGATTAGTGGCACCGGAATTTCCAGGATTACGAGCGCCACATAGCTCGAAATTAAGGGAACCTGAATTTTCTGAACTTATGGGACCTGGATTGCCTGAAATAAGGGCACCTGAATTTTCTGGATTACAATTACCTCAGATTCCTGGATATGAAGCACCTGAGTTTTCTAGAATAGATACACCAGAATTTCCTGAATTACAAGCTCCTGAAAATAAGCTAGATGCTCCTGAATTTCATAACTTACAATCACCTACGTTTCGTGGTTTAAAATCACCTGATATACCTGGATTTCAATCACCTGATTTTCAAGGAATTCAAGCACCTGATTATCCTGGATTTCAAAAAACTGAATTTCCTGGATTTCAAGCCCCTGATTATCCTGGATTTCAAAGTACTGAATTTCCTGGATTTCAAGCACCCGATTATCCTGTTTTTCAAAGTACTGAATTTCCTGAATTTCAAGCACCTGATTTTCCTGGATTTCAACGTACTGATATTCCTGGATTTCAATTACCTGATTATCCTGGATTCCAACCACCTGATTATCCTGAACTTAAGGCAACTGAGTCTCCTAGATTAGTGGCACCGGAATTTCCAGGATTACGAGCGCCACATAGCTCGAAATTAAGGGAACCTGAATTTTCTGAACTTATGGGACCTGGATTGCCTGAAATAAGGGCACCTGAATTTTCTGGATTACAAGTACCTCAGATTCCTGGATATGAAGCACCTGAGTTTTCTAGAATAGATACACCAGAATTTCCTGAATTACAAGCTCCTGAAAATGAACTAGATGCTCCTGAATTTCATGACTTACGATCACCTACGTTTCGTGATTTAAAATCACCTGATATACCTGGATTTCAATCACCTGATTTTCATGGAATTCTAGCACCTGATTATCCTGGATTTCAAAGTACTGAATTTCCTGGATTTCAAATCCCTGATTATCCTGGATTTCAAAGTGCTGATGTTCTTGGATTTCAAGCACCCGATTATCCTGGATTTCAAAGTGCTGATGTTCCCGGATTTCAAGCACCTGATTTTCCTGGATTTCAACGTACTGATATTCCTGGATTTCAGTTACCTGATTATCCTGGATTTCAACCACCTGGTTATCCTGAACGTAAGGCAACTGAGTCTCTTAGATTAGTGGCACCTGAATTTTCTGGATTAAGATCATATCAGAGTTCTAAATTAATGGAACCTAAATTTCATGAATTAAAGGCACCTGAATTGCCTGAATTTATGACAACTGAATTTCCTGAAATAAGCGAACGTGAATTTTCTGGATTAAAAATACCAGAATTTCCCGGATTACAAGTAACTGAGATGTCTCCTTATAGGGCACCTGAGTTTCTGAAATTAGAAACACCTGAGTTTCCTGGACTCCAAGCACCTGAAAATGGCAAATTAAGTACTCCTGAATTTTTAAACTTACAATCACCTAAATTTCCTGAATTAAAGGAACCCAGAATACATGCACTCGAATATTCAAAATTTAAATCACCTGACTTTCCTGATTTAAATGTACCTGAATATCAAGAAATCGGAGCATCTAAATTTCCTGAATTAAGGGCACCTGTGCTTCCTGAATTAGAAGAACCCAAAAATATGGAATTATCAGTACCTAACTTTTCAAGATTACAAATAGCTGAATATCCTGAAATTGGGGAATCTGGGTTTCCTAGATTAAAGGCACTCGAATTGCATGCATTGCATACACCAAAAATTCCTGAATCAACGAAAATTGAAATTTCCGGATTAGAAACACCCAAGTTTCCTCGATTTGAAACACCTGAAACGGGAGAATTGGAGACACATCAATTTCCAGCAGTACAAGCGCCTGAATTTCCTGTATTACAAGGACGTGATTTTAATGGATTACAACAACCAGAATTTTCTAGATATGCAACACTTCAATTTCCTGGTTTCGGGTCATCTACGTTTCCTGGAATAATAGCACCTGAAAATGATGACTCAGATGTACCTGAATTACAAACACCTCATATTGAAAAATTAGGAATACCTAAGTTTCCTGAACTACATGCTCCTAAAGTTGATGAATTAGAAGCACCTGAGTTCCCAGAAATTCGAATAGCTGAAAGTCCGGAATTAATGGAACCTGAATTTCCTGAATTAAGATCGCTTGACTTTCCTGAAATAAAGGCCCCTGAATTTTCTGAAATAAAAGCCCCTGAATTTTCTGAAATACAGGCCCCTGAATTTTCTGAAATACAGGCCCCTGAATTTTCTGAAATACAGGCCCCTGAATTTTCTGAAATACAGGCACCAGTATTTTCTGAAATACAGGCACCTGAATTTTCTGAAATACAGGCACCTGAATTTTCTGAAATTCAGGTACCTGAATTTAATGGATTACAAGAACCTGAAGCTGATGAAATAGGAGCAAATGAATTATCTGGATTACAATCACCTACATTTCCTGGTTTAAAGGGACCAGAATTACCAGAATTAACGAAACCAAGAGAACCTTGGACAAGGGTTCCTGAGTTTTATAAGTTAGGAGCCCATGAATTTCCAGGATTACAAACATCTGGAATATTTGAATCAGGATTACATGAAATTTCTGGTTCACCTTTATTTCCTCAAATAAGAGTACCTGAATTTAAAGTTCTAGCATTTCCAGGGTTAATAACACCTGAATTTTCAGGA GCATCTGACTTTCCTGAATTAGAAGTATATGAATTTCCTAAATTATTAGCACCTAAATTTACAGGAAAGGAAGCACTTGAATTTCCAGGATTAAGAATATCTGGATTAGAAGCACTTTAA